The following DNA comes from Polynucleobacter necessarius.
GATACATACTGAAATATACCGAAATCCTAACATTTTCAGTGTTTTAGAGGGGTTTTGCGGGGATCTTGATAAAATCTAGCAATGTCTTCTACCCTCAACAAAAATACATCTCATTTGCCTGGTACAGCCATTACGGCTGTCGATGTGGTTTTAGACACCGCCTATCAAAATATCAGCACCGCACAGTGGAAAAAACTATTTACTGCCGCTAAAGAGGCTGCAATCCCTCAGTTTATTGTCGATATATTTGCCGGTAAGCCTATTAACCAAAGCGAGAATCGCCCTGCTCTACATTCGGCCTTACGCAATCTCTCCAAAACACCAGTCGTGCTTGATGGCAAGGATGTCATGCCAGCAGTTGCTGATGTATGGCGTCGCATTGAAGCGCTGTGCAATAAATGGGTTGGCGTTACCGATGTCATTCATATCGGCATTGGTGGTTCCGATTTTGGTCCACGCTTAGCAATTGAAGCGCTTGCTCATGTACCTGGCATTGAGAGCCATGGCATGCGCATGCACTTCCTTGCCAATATTGATACCGCTGAATTAGCCCGTATTTTGGCTAAGGCTCTGCCCCATAGCACCCGCGTCATTATTGTCTCCAAGTCCTTTACCACTCTAGAAACCAGTATGAACGCTAAGGCGGTTGTCACCTGGCTAAAAGACAGTGGTTTGACGAACAGACAAATCAACAAGGCTTTATACGCTGTCACCGCTAACGTGCCTGCCACCAAAATATTTGGCGTTGAAGAAGACCATATTTTCCCTTTTTGGGCTTGGGTCGGCGGTCGTTACTCCGTTTGGTCTGCTGTTGGCCTACCAATTGCTTTGCAATATGGCTATAAAACCTTTGAGAAATTTTTGGCTGGTGCGCATGCCATGGACTTGCATTTCAGAGATGCGCCTCTAGAAGAAAATCTACCCGTCATCATGGCGCTCGCGCTATTGCATCAGCAAGAAAAACACAAAATCAAAGCTTATGCTGCGATCCCGTATGCTGATGCGCTCGATTGGTTTCCGAAGTGGTTGCAGCAACTCGATATGGAAAGCAATGGCAAAAGCATTGGAAAAGATGGTAAAGCAGTAAAACACTCTTCACCGGTGGTCTTTGGTAGCGCTGGCAGCAATGCACAGCACTCCTATTTCCAGCTGTTCCACCAAGGTCCCGAAATTATCCCAATCGACTTCATTGCGGTACGCAAACCCATGAGTGAGCGCCATGAAGCGCTTGCTCATCACCGAATATTGCTCTCCAACTGCTTAGCTCAAGCTCAGGCTTTAGCCCATGGCAAGGATGCCACCAATCCAAATGATGTTTACCCCGGCAAGCGCCCTAGCAATCTCTTATTGCTGCCCGAGCTGAATGCCTTTTACTTGGGTGCGCTATTGGCGCTTTATGAAAATCGCGTA
Coding sequences within:
- the pgi gene encoding glucose-6-phosphate isomerase, with protein sequence MSSTLNKNTSHLPGTAITAVDVVLDTAYQNISTAQWKKLFTAAKEAAIPQFIVDIFAGKPINQSENRPALHSALRNLSKTPVVLDGKDVMPAVADVWRRIEALCNKWVGVTDVIHIGIGGSDFGPRLAIEALAHVPGIESHGMRMHFLANIDTAELARILAKALPHSTRVIIVSKSFTTLETSMNAKAVVTWLKDSGLTNRQINKALYAVTANVPATKIFGVEEDHIFPFWAWVGGRYSVWSAVGLPIALQYGYKTFEKFLAGAHAMDLHFRDAPLEENLPVIMALALLHQQEKHKIKAYAAIPYADALDWFPKWLQQLDMESNGKSIGKDGKAVKHSSPVVFGSAGSNAQHSYFQLFHQGPEIIPIDFIAVRKPMSERHEALAHHRILLSNCLAQAQALAHGKDATNPNDVYPGKRPSNLLLLPELNAFYLGALLALYENRVATLGALWNINSFDQPGVEYGKVLAKPIEKALSSGSQDIQANDFIDAVTAARINFLNSQ